The genomic DNA CTAGCCTGGAAGCTTGTGCCCAGCCCTGACCTGAAGCCAGGCCCTACCCTCTGTCTGCCGATCCCCCTACCTATATGGGTGGGCAAgcagaaaacaaagggaagagtGACCTGGCcgtgcatgcgtgcctgtgtgcgtgtgtgggacTCTGCTCATCCTCTCTGGTGCTTCTCAGGGAGGAGAGGGACCAGTTCAAACTCTGACCTACCCCATTTCCCCTGCACCTTCCCCATGCTCTTATTTGCCAAGACAGCCCTAGGCAGTGGCCAGGCCTCATACTGTGTTATTGGACAGCCTAGCCGACTTCCTATCCAAATCTCTGACCCTGTCTTCTGCCTTCCCCTTTTCCATCTATTTACTGTCACTGTCACCTGaccttcagttttctcatttagTCAACAAAACTGTATTGAGTGCCTACTGGTGTGGTGGGAACCTAATCTAAGCCTGGAGGTCCTCTGGTTTTGGAGTTCTTCACTCCGGACTTTCTCTGCTAATCCAGTTTTTCACCCCACCTGGCCCCCACATACTAGTCTTGACCTTGGTCTCTGTCcctgccccatccctccctcctgttcctgGGAACTGGAGCCCCAAGTGTCTGTCACACATTTCAGCGTCTCTGTAATGCAGGCTCaagtctttctcctcctcctcctttctccacacccCCTACACCCCCACAACTTTGGCCGGCTGCCAAGCGACACCACGAGTTAATTCCCTGCTATTTCCCAGCCCCGGAGCTCTTGGCCCCTGAACAACTGGTTTCCTCTAGGAGTCTGGGAGGAGCGCTGTTGAGCCGGCAAAGGATCAGCCCGAAGCTGGGAGTCAGTCAGCAAGGGCAGGGGCTGCCTAGTTGGGGTAGGAGTGGGAACAAAGCCAGCTGGAGGGTCTGAAGAGCCATTCAGATCGGAGCAGTTGGGGGAGCTGGGAAGCCGGGAGGGGGTGAGTCTggcagaagggaagggggagaggggaggggactgTGGGAAAGTCTGGGCGCCAGCTAGGGGAcgagggaggaagggtttgtctCTCCTTTCCCAGTTCTTGGCCTGGGGCACCCCCATCTTTAGCCTGTCACACTAAGCTCACCCTCAAAGGCATGTCTGTGGAGCGGGGACCTGCTGGGTTCCACCTGGGTGGGGCACGAGGTGGGTCCCAGGATTCTGCGTTCCAACTCTGGTCCTGCCCAGCCCACAGACTACAAGAGGATCCTGGCATCCGGGCCTTTGGGGTCACCACCATGAGACCACTTCTTGCCCTGCTGCTTCTGGGCCTGGTGTCAGGCTCTCCTCCACTGGATGACAACAAGATCCCCAGCCTGTGTCCCGGGCAGCCCGGCCTCCCAGGCACACCAGGCCACCATGGCATCCAAGGCCTCCCTGGCCGTGATGGCCGTGACGGCCGCGACGGTGCCCCTGGAGCTCCGGGCGAGAAAGGCGAGGGCGGGAGGCCTGGTAAGAAGTCATCTTAGTGGCAGTGCATGAGGGACATCCTAGTGAGCGTGGCAGCTGGTCTGGTGGATCCTTTGGAGTTCAAGGGCCCCACTAGGGGGCGCTACTCCCTCTCCATTCCAGTAGGCTGATGTGGGGCGAAGTGAGCTGAGGGTGGAGGCGAGTGAGTCAGCTCCAGGGGAGTCAGAAATCCTGATCTTTCTACTCTGCACTTCAGAGCTCCTCTTAGCAGGAGGCAAATAGCCAGGGAGGCTGGGAGGTTTAGAAATGGTCAATGGAGTCACCCTTCTGCATTCAGCTGTGGCTCCTAatttctccctctccaccccGTGCAGGACTGCCTGGGCCACGTGGGGAGCCCGGGCCCCGTGGAGAGGCAGGTCCGGTGGGGGCTATCGGGCCTGCTGGGGAGTGCTCGGTGCCCCCGCGATCAGCCTTCAGTGCCAAGCGCTCGGAGAGCCGGGTACCTCCGCCAGCCGACACACCCCTACCCTTCGACCGCGTGCTGCTGAATGAACAGGGACATTACGATGCCACTACGGGCAAGTTCACCTGCCAAGTGCCTGGCGTCTACTACTTCGCTGTTCACGCCACCGTCTACCGGGCCAGCTTGCAGTTCGATCTTGTCAAAAATGGCCAGTCCATCGCCTCTTTCTTccagttttttggggggtggccCAAGCCAGCCTCGCTCTCGGGGGGCGCTATGGTAAGGCTGGAGCCTGAGGACCAGGTGTGGGTGCAGGTGGGCGTGGGTGATTACATTGGCATCTATGCCAGCATCAAGACAGACAGCACCTTCTCTGGATTTCTCGTCTATTCTGACTGGCACAGCTCCCCAGTCTTCGCTTAAAATATAGTGAACCCGGAGTTGGCACTTGCTCCTAGAGGAGAGTGTGAGGTGTGACACCGACAGATGTATACCAGGAGGGCTGGCCCCCCTGGAATATTGTGAatggctgggggaagggagggagacagaggctgtcTGAGGTCAAGACAGGCAGTGTGGAGCAGTGGCTGGGTCTCTGCATAGTTGCTGGGCTGGCAACTATGGATTCCTGGCCCAGGACTCCAAGGTGGCATGCTCCCGTCCGAGTCCTGTGCCCCCTCTCGGTCCTTGATTCCGTCTCTCCTGCTCCCAGGGCCAGACTTTTTCTCAGAGGTCACTTAATAAACCTAAAAACCTCCCACTGGTTTCTGCCTTTCTTCTGAGGACCCACAGTAGGAGGGGTCCCTGGGTGGACTGGAGGCGTGAGGCAGAGATACAAGCAAGCAGACCTGCAATGGTTGGCTCTACAGAGCTGCCACCTAGTTAAGTAGACTTGTGAGCAGGATTACTTGAGCATGGGTTGCCCTTCTGACTTAGGGTATGACCACCCAGAGAGCGACAATTTCCTAATTAAGAGATGCCAAACCAAATGGGAGCTGCCACTGTCTGgtgtaaaaaaaaagaaccagggaCTTTCGATCATGGCCGCCCTCTCTTGCATGTCAGATCGTGGCTAAAGACCCCTGCTTTCTTAGATAACTGGAAAGCCATTGCTGTCACTCCCACCCAGAGACAAGTAGTTCCTGAGAAGACCACAAGGGGGCGACCAAGCTCCAGACTGCAACAATGATTTAAGGTCTGAGGTAAGATGGTTAGGGGGAAAGGATATTAAGGTCGGCCTACAGAAAGAATTCCAGATGGGAGTGGAAGAGGAGGTCCTTGGGCCCCAGCCCGGGAAGTTTATCTTCCCTAATAAAATGTTTATCCTCCACACTAAACAGAGACTGGAAGGAGCCAGGCTTCGGTCTGCTTACCTCCCCTAGGGGTTGGggagttgggggtgagggggcagcCTTGCCACAGGCCTCCAATTCTGAGGTGGAGAACTTGTTTCCAATGTGATGGGTGGGCAAAGCCACAAAGTCTGAGGCTGGCCGCAGGCCCCCTGCGAGATCACCTCCTGTGACACTCAGCTTAACAGGCTCAGACTAATGACTAACAAACACCCA from Acomys russatus chromosome 14, mAcoRus1.1, whole genome shotgun sequence includes the following:
- the C1qtnf5 gene encoding complement C1q tumor necrosis factor-related protein 5 isoform X2 — protein: MRPLLALLLLGLVSGSPPLDDNKIPSLCPGQPGLPGTPGHHGIQGLPGRDGRDGRDGAPGAPGEKGEGGRPGLPGPRGEPGPRGEAGPVGAIGPAGECSVPPRSAFSAKRSESRVPPPADTPLPFDRVLLNEQGHYDATTGKFTCQVPGVYYFAVHATVYRASLQFDLVKNGQSIASFFQFFGGWPKPASLSGGAMVRLEPEDQVWVQVGVGDYIGIYASIKTDSTFSGFLVYSDWHSSPVFA
- the C1qtnf5 gene encoding complement C1q tumor necrosis factor-related protein 5 isoform X1, whose protein sequence is MSVERGPAGFHLGGARGGSQDSAFQLWSCPAHRLQEDPGIRAFGVTTMRPLLALLLLGLVSGSPPLDDNKIPSLCPGQPGLPGTPGHHGIQGLPGRDGRDGRDGAPGAPGEKGEGGRPGLPGPRGEPGPRGEAGPVGAIGPAGECSVPPRSAFSAKRSESRVPPPADTPLPFDRVLLNEQGHYDATTGKFTCQVPGVYYFAVHATVYRASLQFDLVKNGQSIASFFQFFGGWPKPASLSGGAMVRLEPEDQVWVQVGVGDYIGIYASIKTDSTFSGFLVYSDWHSSPVFA